In one window of Hymenobacter nivis DNA:
- a CDS encoding cytochrome b/b6 domain-containing protein, whose product MVPSPVSVQKTDSNSTHDYSAPLRVWHWGSALLVTGQLLTILFLKVIVNARSAVPEFIQAASKDGAAPTEQQGRAFAHIISDRIWQWHIAIGLGLAAFWLLRVLMELRGPAEVRFSTRLMLVARKYRLAPPADKGDARHALFAKTTYALFYLFLTVMVITGLALTWADDVPFLHSIEHTVGDIHGVTMYLILTYFVVHLAGVVWSEITKDHGLISRMISGEAKLPRRGPA is encoded by the coding sequence ATGGTTCCCTCACCTGTTTCGGTTCAAAAAACCGACTCGAATTCTACCCACGACTACTCGGCTCCGCTGCGCGTGTGGCACTGGGGCAGCGCGCTGCTGGTGACTGGGCAACTACTAACTATTTTGTTCCTGAAGGTTATCGTTAATGCGCGCTCGGCCGTGCCGGAGTTTATTCAGGCGGCGAGTAAGGATGGTGCGGCCCCCACCGAGCAGCAAGGCCGGGCGTTTGCCCATATCATCAGCGACCGAATCTGGCAATGGCACATTGCCATCGGCTTGGGGCTGGCGGCGTTTTGGCTGCTGCGCGTGTTGATGGAGCTGCGGGGACCCGCGGAGGTACGCTTTTCGACGCGCCTAATGCTGGTAGCCCGCAAGTATCGCCTCGCCCCGCCCGCCGATAAGGGCGACGCGCGCCACGCGTTATTTGCCAAAACCACTTACGCGCTGTTCTACCTCTTCCTGACCGTCATGGTCATCACCGGCCTTGCCCTCACCTGGGCCGACGACGTGCCGTTCCTGCATAGTATCGAGCACACGGTAGGCGATATACACGGCGTGACCATGTACCTGATTCTTACCTACTTCGTTGTGCATTTGGCTGGTGTGGTGTGGTCGGAAATAACCAAAGATCACGGCCTTATTTCGCGGATGATCAGCGGCGAAGCTAAGCTACCGCGCCGGGGCCCTGCATAG
- a CDS encoding TylF/MycF/NovP-related O-methyltransferase, with translation MSVARFLFHQLASVLSAKSLYLTKSLSYKQEPAPLPINLDYVRYATLGLCAQEIVRRNVLGNVAEVGVYKGDFAKRLNQLFPQRQLYLFDTFAGFADQDVATEVAAGFSAGNQNFADTSVESVLAQMPFPQQCVVKKGFFPATAAGVDDTFCFVSLDADLYDPLLEGLRFFYPRLVPGGFIFVHDFNNDGYKGARQAVLDFCQSQSLSFIPLPDGGGTAVLSK, from the coding sequence ATGAGCGTTGCCCGATTCTTATTCCATCAGCTAGCCAGCGTTTTGTCGGCTAAAAGCCTTTACCTCACCAAATCGCTGAGCTACAAACAGGAACCCGCACCATTGCCAATCAACCTTGATTATGTGCGCTACGCCACGCTGGGGCTGTGCGCCCAGGAAATAGTGCGTAGAAACGTGCTCGGCAACGTGGCCGAAGTGGGAGTGTACAAAGGCGACTTCGCCAAGCGCCTGAATCAGCTTTTCCCGCAGCGCCAGCTTTACTTATTCGACACCTTCGCCGGCTTTGCAGATCAGGACGTGGCCACGGAAGTAGCGGCCGGTTTCTCAGCTGGCAACCAGAATTTTGCTGATACGAGCGTAGAAAGCGTGCTGGCCCAAATGCCGTTTCCGCAACAATGCGTCGTGAAAAAAGGGTTTTTCCCAGCTACTGCCGCCGGCGTGGACGATACCTTTTGCTTCGTCAGCCTCGACGCCGATTTGTACGACCCGCTCCTGGAAGGACTGCGGTTCTTTTACCCACGGCTAGTACCGGGCGGGTTCATTTTTGTGCACGATTTCAACAACGACGGCTACAAAGGGGCCCGCCAGGCCGTGCTGGATTTTTGCCAGAGCCAAAGTCTAAGCTTCATCCCTCTGCCAGATGGCGGCGGTACTGCGGTGCTGAGCAAATAA
- the icd gene encoding NADP-dependent isocitrate dehydrogenase yields the protein MAEQKITIKNGKLNVPDKPTIPYIEGDGTGPDIWRAAQLVFDAAVGKAYGGKKQLVWKEVLAGEKAFKQTGNWLPTETLDAFRDYLVGIKGPLTTPVGGGIRSLNVALRQELDLYACVRPVRYYDGVPSPVKHPELTNMVIFRENTEDIYAGIEYMNGTPQAQKMLEFLVDEMGVKKIRFPESSSFGIKPVSKEGTERLVRAAIKYALEHKLPSVTIVHKGNIMKFTEGAFKTWGYELAEKEFGAKVFTWAQYDKIVAKQGVAVADALQKQAQDQGKLIIKDSIADAFLQQILLRPAEYSVVATLNLNGDYISDALAAIVGGIGIAPGANINYVTGHAIFEATHGTAPKYANQDKVNPGSVILSGVMMLEHLGWKEAADLINKGLEAAIESKRVTYDFERQMEGATLLKCSEFGAEIVKNM from the coding sequence ATGGCAGAACAGAAAATCACCATCAAAAATGGCAAGCTGAACGTACCCGACAAGCCTACGATTCCCTACATTGAGGGCGATGGCACGGGCCCGGACATCTGGCGCGCCGCGCAACTTGTATTTGACGCGGCCGTGGGAAAAGCTTACGGCGGCAAAAAGCAGCTGGTGTGGAAGGAAGTACTGGCCGGCGAAAAAGCCTTTAAGCAAACCGGCAATTGGCTGCCCACCGAGACCCTTGACGCCTTCCGCGATTACCTCGTGGGCATCAAGGGGCCCCTGACTACACCCGTGGGCGGCGGCATCCGCTCGCTGAACGTGGCCCTGCGCCAAGAACTGGACCTCTACGCCTGCGTGCGCCCTGTGCGCTACTACGACGGCGTGCCCTCGCCGGTGAAGCACCCGGAGCTGACCAACATGGTCATCTTCCGCGAGAACACCGAGGACATTTACGCTGGCATCGAGTACATGAACGGCACGCCCCAGGCCCAGAAAATGCTGGAATTCCTGGTGGACGAAATGGGCGTGAAGAAGATTCGCTTCCCCGAGTCGTCGTCGTTCGGCATCAAGCCCGTGAGCAAGGAAGGCACCGAGCGCCTCGTGCGCGCCGCCATCAAGTACGCCCTGGAGCATAAGCTGCCGTCGGTGACGATTGTCCACAAGGGCAACATCATGAAGTTCACCGAGGGCGCCTTCAAAACCTGGGGCTACGAGCTGGCCGAGAAGGAGTTTGGCGCCAAGGTATTCACCTGGGCCCAGTATGATAAGATTGTGGCAAAGCAGGGCGTGGCCGTGGCCGACGCCCTGCAAAAGCAGGCCCAGGACCAGGGCAAGCTTATCATCAAGGACAGCATCGCCGATGCCTTCCTGCAACAGATTTTGCTGCGCCCCGCCGAGTACTCGGTAGTAGCCACGCTGAACCTGAACGGCGACTACATCTCCGACGCCCTGGCGGCCATCGTGGGCGGCATTGGCATTGCGCCGGGCGCCAATATCAACTACGTAACCGGCCACGCCATCTTTGAGGCCACCCACGGCACGGCCCCCAAGTACGCCAACCAGGATAAAGTGAACCCCGGCTCAGTCATCCTCTCGGGCGTGATGATGCTGGAGCACCTGGGCTGGAAAGAGGCCGCCGACCTCATTAACAAAGGTCTGGAAGCCGCCATCGAAAGTAAGCGCGTCACCTACGACTTCGAGCGCCAAATGGAAGGTGCCACCCTGCTGAAATGCAGCGAGTTCGGCGCTGAGATTGTGAAGAATATGTAG
- a CDS encoding pyridoxal phosphate-dependent aminotransferase yields MPQISHRGQAMPVSPFRKLLPFADAAKQAGKVVYPLNIGQPDVLTPPEMMEAVRNADIKVLSYGLGAGSDSYRHKLAAYYQRAGIPAQFEHIMVTTAGSEAILFAMLACLNPGDEVIVAEPFYGAYTAFAIAASVNIVAVTSHIEDGFALPPLADFEAVITDRTRAILICNPSNPTGYVYRRDELEALLGLCIRHDLYLLSDEAYREYCYDGATSTSALSLEGSEPYAIVLDTISKRYSACGARVGAFVTRNPDVWQAAFHFGQMRICPPTLEMIAAEAATDLPPSYFDGTRAEYQARRDLMVGRLRAMPGVTCPMPGGAFYVVARLPVDDAEKFGQWLLEEFTLDNQTLMLSPANGFYHTPGLGIQEVRIAYVINRTDLAAAMTCLEVALRTYPGRTVYLARAATAEVAYLPTS; encoded by the coding sequence ATGCCACAAATCTCCCACCGCGGCCAGGCCATGCCGGTGTCGCCGTTTCGCAAGTTGCTGCCCTTTGCCGATGCTGCCAAGCAGGCCGGCAAAGTCGTTTATCCGCTCAACATCGGCCAGCCCGACGTGCTGACGCCCCCCGAGATGATGGAGGCGGTGCGCAACGCCGACATTAAGGTGCTGAGCTACGGGCTGGGGGCGGGCTCCGATAGCTACCGCCACAAGCTGGCCGCCTACTACCAGCGGGCGGGCATTCCGGCCCAGTTCGAGCACATCATGGTGACGACGGCGGGCAGCGAAGCCATCCTGTTCGCCATGCTCGCCTGCCTCAACCCGGGCGATGAGGTGATTGTAGCCGAACCTTTTTATGGCGCTTACACCGCATTTGCCATCGCGGCTAGCGTGAACATCGTGGCCGTTACGTCACACATCGAGGACGGTTTTGCCCTGCCGCCGCTGGCCGATTTTGAGGCCGTGATTACAGACCGCACCCGCGCCATCCTCATCTGCAACCCCAGCAACCCCACCGGCTATGTGTACCGGCGCGACGAGTTGGAGGCCCTGCTGGGCCTGTGCATCCGCCACGATTTGTATTTGCTGTCGGACGAAGCGTACCGCGAGTATTGCTACGATGGGGCCACTTCGACCAGCGCGCTCAGCCTGGAAGGCAGCGAGCCGTATGCAATAGTGCTCGACACCATCTCGAAGCGCTACAGTGCCTGCGGGGCCCGCGTGGGGGCCTTCGTCACGCGCAACCCGGACGTGTGGCAGGCCGCGTTCCACTTCGGGCAGATGCGCATTTGTCCCCCCACCCTGGAAATGATAGCCGCCGAGGCCGCAACCGACCTGCCCCCCTCCTACTTCGACGGCACCCGCGCCGAGTACCAGGCCCGCCGCGACCTCATGGTCGGCCGCCTGCGGGCCATGCCGGGCGTGACGTGTCCCATGCCAGGCGGGGCATTCTACGTGGTGGCCCGCCTGCCCGTCGACGACGCCGAGAAGTTCGGGCAGTGGCTGCTGGAAGAGTTTACGCTCGATAACCAGACGCTGATGCTGTCGCCTGCCAACGGCTTTTACCACACGCCGGGCCTGGGCATCCAGGAGGTGCGCATCGCCTACGTCATCAACCGCACCGACCTGGCCGCCGCCATGACATGCTTGGAAGTAGCCTTGCGCACGTATCCGGGCCGCACGGTGTATCTTGCGAGAGCAGCGACTGCAGAAGTAGCGTATCTCCCCACTTCGTAA
- a CDS encoding M16 family metallopeptidase: MKKSSLLLLPALAALSFATECQTSKPAATATVPAATAPPAAAKEKTYSYETAPNDPLNARIYHLDNGLTVYLSDYKNAPRIQTYVAVRAGSKNDPAAATGLAHYLEHMVFKGTSRLGTKDWSKEKPELDKIEALYETYRGQRNDPAARKRTYHQIDSISGVAARYAVPNEYDKLMGSLGSKDSNAHTSNEETVYQEDIPSNQLEKWAAVQSERFTEMVPRLFHTELEAVYEEKNRGLDSDFSKEFETLNAALYPTHPYGTQTTIGTIEHLQNPSITEIKKYFGEYYVPNNVALCLSGDLDYDQTIRLIDKYFGAWQKKPVPAFNSPVEQPIAAPITKAVVGPQAENVMVGYRFAGKATRDGLRLRMLDKILTNGQAGLFDLDLNQQQKVLQASTFTELNDDYSTHILFGTPRQGQSLEAVQALMLAEVAKVKHGQFPDWLIPAVINNEKLQRTKDYESNLARASAFYESFIERISWADYVKQQEDFGTITKAEIVKFANDHYGANYVTVFKRTGKDPNTVKVVKPTITPVPANRDAASAYYTEVSKLPSTELQPVFVDYKKDIQQAEVKPGLPLYYTKNTENGLFSLFYVIDLGTNNDPRLDVATDYLQYLGTGQYTAAQLQQEFYKLGCSFAVSSGQDRVFISLSGLDSNLEPALKLFEQLLNNPRPDAGALKNQVAGILKQRQDAKLSKGVILNQAMLNYVKYGPRNPFTDVVSEKELKALKPEQLTAILKKLPTYQHRVLYYGPRPVEGTVAVLKAEHRTPAKLTPDPPAKDFAEQPLKDRRVYWADYNMVQAEILFLTKGDLYDKGLVPTISLYNEYFGGGMGSIVFQDLRESKALAYSASSRYASADKLGRSNYIVSYIGTQSDKLPEAMVGMQGLLTDMPMAEANLQIAKQSIRNSIATDRITHEGILLSYERARRLGLDYDVRRDVYEQTAKMNFDDLKKFQAAKVKGQNQVVLVIGSKDRLNFKELAKYGTVQQLTLKELFGY; this comes from the coding sequence GTGAAAAAATCTTCTTTGCTGTTACTTCCGGCCCTGGCAGCCCTGAGCTTTGCAACCGAATGCCAGACCAGTAAGCCAGCGGCTACCGCCACGGTACCGGCCGCCACGGCCCCGCCGGCCGCCGCAAAGGAGAAAACCTATTCCTACGAAACGGCCCCCAACGACCCGCTCAACGCCCGCATCTACCATCTGGATAATGGGCTGACGGTATACCTGTCGGACTACAAGAACGCGCCGCGCATCCAAACCTACGTGGCCGTGCGGGCAGGCTCCAAAAATGACCCGGCGGCCGCCACCGGCCTAGCTCACTACCTTGAGCACATGGTGTTTAAGGGTACGTCGCGGCTCGGCACCAAGGATTGGAGCAAGGAAAAGCCCGAGTTGGACAAGATTGAGGCCCTGTACGAGACCTACCGCGGCCAGCGCAACGACCCCGCGGCCCGCAAGCGCACCTACCACCAGATTGACTCGATTTCAGGCGTGGCGGCCCGCTACGCCGTACCCAACGAGTACGACAAGCTGATGGGCAGCCTCGGCTCGAAGGACTCGAATGCGCACACCTCAAACGAGGAAACGGTGTACCAGGAAGATATCCCGAGCAACCAGTTGGAGAAGTGGGCTGCCGTGCAGAGCGAGCGATTCACCGAAATGGTACCGCGCCTGTTCCATACCGAGCTGGAGGCAGTATACGAGGAGAAAAACCGGGGGCTCGACAGCGACTTTAGCAAGGAGTTTGAAACGCTGAACGCGGCGCTCTACCCCACGCACCCCTACGGCACGCAGACGACTATTGGCACGATTGAGCACCTGCAAAACCCGTCGATTACGGAGATTAAGAAGTACTTCGGCGAATACTACGTGCCGAACAACGTGGCGCTGTGCCTGAGCGGCGACCTGGACTACGACCAAACCATCCGGCTGATTGACAAGTACTTTGGGGCCTGGCAGAAGAAACCCGTGCCGGCGTTCAACTCGCCCGTCGAGCAACCGATTGCGGCTCCCATCACCAAGGCAGTGGTGGGGCCCCAGGCCGAGAACGTGATGGTGGGCTACCGCTTTGCGGGCAAAGCTACCCGCGACGGCCTGAGGCTGCGGATGCTGGACAAGATTCTGACTAACGGCCAGGCCGGCCTGTTCGACCTCGACCTGAACCAGCAGCAAAAGGTGCTGCAAGCCAGCACCTTCACTGAACTGAACGACGATTATTCCACGCATATTCTGTTCGGCACACCCCGCCAGGGGCAGTCGCTGGAGGCGGTGCAGGCCCTGATGCTGGCCGAAGTGGCAAAAGTGAAGCATGGCCAGTTCCCGGACTGGCTGATTCCGGCCGTCATTAACAACGAAAAGCTGCAACGCACTAAGGACTACGAGAGCAACCTGGCCCGCGCCAGCGCCTTTTATGAGTCGTTTATCGAGCGCATCAGCTGGGCCGACTATGTGAAGCAGCAGGAGGATTTCGGCACCATCACGAAGGCCGAAATCGTGAAGTTTGCCAACGACCACTACGGCGCTAACTACGTCACCGTCTTCAAGCGCACCGGCAAAGACCCCAACACGGTGAAGGTGGTGAAGCCTACCATTACGCCGGTGCCGGCCAACCGCGACGCGGCCTCGGCCTACTACACAGAGGTGTCGAAGCTGCCCAGCACGGAGTTGCAGCCAGTGTTTGTGGACTATAAGAAGGACATTCAGCAAGCCGAGGTAAAGCCCGGCTTGCCGCTGTACTACACCAAAAATACCGAAAATGGGTTGTTTAGCCTGTTTTACGTCATTGACCTGGGCACCAACAACGACCCGCGCCTCGATGTAGCCACCGATTACTTGCAGTACCTCGGCACCGGCCAGTACACGGCGGCGCAGTTACAGCAGGAGTTTTACAAGCTGGGCTGCTCGTTCGCCGTCAGCAGCGGGCAAGACCGGGTGTTCATTAGCCTGAGCGGACTGGACAGCAACCTGGAGCCGGCGCTGAAGCTGTTCGAGCAGTTGCTGAATAACCCGCGCCCCGACGCGGGGGCCCTGAAAAACCAGGTGGCCGGCATCCTCAAACAGCGCCAGGACGCCAAGCTCAGCAAGGGAGTGATTCTGAACCAGGCCATGCTGAACTACGTGAAATACGGCCCCCGGAACCCGTTTACCGACGTAGTGAGCGAGAAGGAATTGAAGGCCCTGAAGCCGGAGCAGTTGACGGCCATCCTGAAAAAATTGCCCACTTACCAGCACCGCGTGCTGTACTACGGGCCCCGGCCGGTAGAAGGCACCGTGGCCGTGCTGAAGGCCGAGCACCGCACCCCCGCCAAGCTCACGCCCGACCCGCCGGCCAAGGATTTCGCGGAGCAGCCGCTGAAAGACCGCAGGGTGTACTGGGCCGATTACAATATGGTGCAGGCCGAAATCCTGTTCCTGACCAAGGGCGACCTCTACGACAAGGGCCTGGTGCCCACAATAAGCCTCTACAACGAGTACTTCGGCGGCGGCATGGGCAGCATCGTGTTCCAGGACCTGCGCGAGAGCAAGGCCCTAGCCTACTCGGCCAGCTCGCGCTACGCCAGCGCCGACAAGCTGGGCCGCTCCAACTACATCGTGAGCTATATCGGCACCCAGAGCGACAAGCTGCCCGAAGCCATGGTCGGCATGCAAGGCCTGCTTACCGACATGCCCATGGCCGAAGCCAACCTTCAGATTGCCAAGCAGTCCATCCGCAACAGCATTGCTACCGACCGCATCACCCACGAAGGCATTCTGCTGAGCTACGAGCGGGCCCGCCGCCTGGGCCTCGACTACGACGTGCGCCGCGACGTATACGAGCAGACCGCCAAGATGAATTTCGACGACCTGAAGAAGTTTCAGGCCGCCAAAGTGAAGGGCCAGAACCAAGTGGTGCTGGTCATCGGCTCGAAAGACCGGCTCAACTTCAAGGAACTAGCCAAATACGGCACCGTGCAGCAGCTCACGCTGAAGGAGCTGTTCGGCTACTGA
- a CDS encoding DNA polymerase III subunit gamma/tau: MENFVVSARKYRPATFRSVVGQQHVTTTLQNAIQSQHLAQAFLFCGPRGVGKTTCARILAKTINCTNLTPEIEACGVCASCVAFQENASFNVHELDAASNNSVEDIRSLVEQVRYPPQAGSKYKVYIIDEVHMLSNQAFNAFLKTLEEPPSYAIFILATTERHKIIPTILSRCQIFDFSRIRVDDMRQHLRYVATQEGVAAEDDALHLLAQKADGGLRDALSMFDQMVTFAGNNLTYKDVVQNLHVLDYDYYFRLVEALLQENLSAALLLLDEVMQQGFDLHNFVVGTAEHLRGLLVCKDAVTVQLLEVSDGIKKQYVAQAQAAPLAFVLSALNLVSQCDREFKQAKNQRLHVELTLMKLAYLNGAVQFVRDISGPEAAKKKTSSVTEGPGLAATGAPAPVQAAPTPLPGAPPAAAAPRIAPVPAPVVAAPAPADGPEPLPVENGVDELHDTPSIEAEPDAAVTERHQMRDTFPHVETGVPSMEGLEPEPRPAPPSLLILGASTGSKLPSLKDFSARPAAAKAGPALADPMPSSGPVAPVDDALLQRVWRGMAEERRAQERMSEYTLLNRAVAAGPDHRIELTVDNPVQEDQFNEMRTEFLVELRRRTGHPRLNVVPVVAQAAPTARKLYTATDKFEYLAERFPALREAKQRLGLEADF, from the coding sequence CGCCCGCATCCTGGCCAAAACCATCAACTGCACCAACCTCACGCCCGAAATAGAGGCCTGTGGTGTATGCGCCTCCTGCGTAGCGTTCCAAGAAAACGCCTCGTTTAACGTGCACGAGCTGGACGCCGCCTCCAACAACTCGGTGGAGGATATTCGCTCGCTGGTGGAGCAGGTGCGCTACCCCCCGCAGGCCGGCAGCAAGTACAAAGTCTACATCATCGACGAGGTGCACATGCTGTCCAATCAGGCCTTTAATGCCTTTTTGAAGACGCTGGAAGAACCGCCGTCCTACGCCATTTTCATCCTGGCCACTACCGAGCGCCACAAAATCATCCCCACGATTTTGTCGCGCTGCCAGATCTTCGACTTCAGCCGCATCCGCGTCGACGACATGCGCCAGCACCTGCGCTACGTGGCCACCCAGGAAGGCGTGGCGGCTGAGGACGACGCCCTACACCTGCTGGCCCAGAAGGCTGATGGGGGCCTGCGCGACGCGCTGTCGATGTTCGACCAGATGGTGACTTTTGCGGGCAATAACCTGACTTACAAAGACGTAGTACAGAACCTGCACGTGCTGGACTACGACTATTACTTCCGGCTGGTGGAGGCGCTGCTGCAAGAGAACCTCTCGGCTGCGCTGCTTTTGCTGGATGAAGTGATGCAGCAAGGGTTTGACTTGCACAACTTTGTGGTGGGCACCGCCGAGCACCTGCGCGGCCTGCTGGTCTGCAAAGACGCCGTGACGGTGCAACTGCTGGAGGTGTCGGACGGCATCAAGAAGCAGTACGTGGCGCAGGCACAGGCCGCGCCCCTGGCCTTCGTACTCTCGGCCCTGAACCTGGTGAGCCAGTGCGACCGTGAATTCAAGCAAGCCAAAAACCAGCGCCTGCACGTCGAACTCACGCTCATGAAGCTGGCCTACCTCAACGGGGCCGTGCAATTTGTGCGCGACATAAGCGGCCCCGAAGCCGCTAAAAAAAAAACCAGTAGCGTGACCGAAGGCCCCGGGCTGGCCGCTACCGGGGCCCCGGCGCCCGTCCAAGCCGCCCCAACGCCGCTGCCGGGGGCCCCACCGGCCGCGGCCGCGCCACGCATTGCACCAGTACCCGCCCCCGTGGTAGCGGCCCCCGCGCCGGCTGACGGCCCCGAGCCGCTGCCCGTGGAAAACGGCGTGGACGAGCTACACGACACGCCCAGCATCGAGGCCGAGCCGGATGCGGCCGTTACCGAGCGCCACCAGATGCGCGACACGTTCCCGCATGTGGAAACAGGCGTGCCGAGCATGGAAGGCCTGGAGCCGGAGCCGCGCCCGGCCCCGCCGTCGCTCCTCATCTTAGGGGCCAGCACGGGCAGCAAACTACCCAGCCTTAAGGATTTTAGTGCTCGGCCTGCGGCGGCCAAAGCGGGCCCGGCGCTGGCGGACCCAATGCCCAGCTCGGGGCCCGTAGCGCCCGTCGATGACGCGCTACTGCAACGCGTGTGGCGCGGGATGGCCGAGGAACGCCGCGCCCAGGAGCGCATGAGCGAGTACACGTTGCTCAACCGCGCCGTGGCCGCCGGGCCCGACCACCGCATCGAGTTGACCGTGGACAACCCGGTACAGGAAGACCAGTTTAACGAGATGCGCACCGAGTTTTTGGTGGAGTTGCGCCGCCGCACCGGCCACCCCCGCCTCAACGTAGTGCCGGTGGTAGCGCAGGCGGCCCCCACTGCCCGGAAATTGTACACGGCCACCGATAAATTTGAATACTTAGCCGAGCGGTTTCCCGCTTTGCGCGAGGCCAAGCAGCGGCTGGGACTGGAGGCTGACTTTTAG